One genomic window of Oncorhynchus kisutch isolate 150728-3 linkage group LG26, Okis_V2, whole genome shotgun sequence includes the following:
- the LOC116357680 gene encoding general transcription factor II-I repeat domain-containing protein 2-like, translating to MAKRKAENRSFLDKWEAEYLFTYVKDKPVCLVCGVNVAVSKEYNIRRHYETKHHDKYKDLDMTQRSQKVEEMKRSLVSQQNMFKKATSQSEAAVKASYIVAAEIAKSARPFNEREFMKKCMMKVCDLICPEKKQAFSNVSLSRNTVADRTCDLATNLYDQLMEKGKYFVAFSLAVDESCDASDTAQLSVFIRGVDSNLCVTEELLGFKSMHGTTTGKEIFEEVSKCVTEIKLPWDKLVGLTTDGAPAMCGKKSGLVGMVREKMREENCAGELTVYHCIIHQEALCAKALKMEHVMTTVTQVVNFIRAKGLNHRQFKSFLEECGSEYADVPYHTEVRWLSGGKVLNRCFELREEICQFLETKGKDTAELREQKFLCELAFLCDISSHLDTLNLQLQGRGRIITDMYAAVRAFKTKLCLWENQMLQGNPCHFPCCQSIKAQISTAVFPCAQFAEKLSVLAAEFSRRFADFDAQKCTFELLSNPFAVDVENAPTNIQMELIELQCNDTLKSKYDAVGAAQFPRFIPDTMPQLRTQAAQMLSMFGSTYLCEQLFSSMKMTKTTHRRRLTDELLRSILRISSAQSLSPDIDELASKKRCQVSGLGTSD from the coding sequence ATGGCGAAAAGAAAGGCAGAAAACAGGAGCTTTCTGGACAAGTGGGAGGCAGAATATCTGTTTACATATGTAAAAGACAAacctgtttgtcttgtttgtggaGTCAACGTGGCTGTAAGTAAGGAGTACAACATTAGACGACACTATGAAACGAAACACCATGACAAATACAAGGACCTGGACATGACTCAAAGGagccagaaagtagaggagatgaaaagaagtttggtttcacaacagaatatgtttaaaaaagcCACATCACAAAGCGAGGCTGCTGTAAAGGCTAGTTATATAGTGGCAGCAGAGATCGCAAAATCAGCCCGGCCCTTTAATGAGAGAGAGTTCATGAAAAAGTGCATGATGAAGGTTTGTGACCTCATATGCCCAGAGAAAAAACAAGCATTTTCAAACGTGAGCCTGAGCAGGAACACAGTAGCTGATCGCACATGTGATCTTGCCACCAATCTGTATGACCAGCTGATGGAAAAGGGAAAATATTTTGTTGCGTTCTCCCTCGCTGTGGATGAGAGCTGCGACGCATCTGATACTGCTCAGCTGTCAGTCTTCATCCGTGGAGTGGACTCAAATCTGTGTGTTACGGAGGAGCTATTAGGATTCAAATCAATGCATGGcacaaccacaggaaaggaaatctTTGAGGAGGTTTCCAAATGTGTAACTGAAATAAAGCTGCCATGGGATAAACTCGTTGGATTAACGACAGATGGTGCGCCAGCGATGTGTGGTAAAAAGAGTGGACTGGTGGGCATGGTTCGGGAGAAGATGCGGGAAGAGAACTGTGCAGGTGAGCTAACTGTTTACCACTGCATCATACATCAGGAAGCACTGTGTGCCAAAGCCCTAAAGATGGAACATGTTatgaccacagtaacacaggtagTTAACTTTATAAGAGCCAAAGGTCTAAATCACCGCCAGTTTAAATCTTTTCTGGAGGAGTGTGGTTCGGAATACGCAGACGTGCCGTATCACACAGAGGTGAGATGGCTAAGCGGAGGAAAAGTACTGAACAGATGTTTCGAGCTGCGTGAGGAAATATGTCAATTCctggaaaccaaagggaaggATACAGCAGAGCTCCGGGAGCAAAAGTTCCTGTGTGAGCTGGCCTTTCTCTGTGACATCTCGAGCCATCTCGATACGCTGAACCTGCAGCTTCAGGGGCGGGGGCGCATCATCACAGACATGTACGCTGCAGTGAGGGCCTTCAAAACTAAACTGTGCCTGTGGGAGAATCAGATGCTGCAAGGAAACCCTTGCCATTTTCCCTGCTGCCAATCCATAAAAGCGCAGATCTCTACCGCCGTGTTCCCATGCGCACAGTTTGCTGAAAAACTCAGTGTTCTCGCCGCTGAGTTTAGCCGGCGATTTGCCGACTTCGATGCCCAGAAATGCACGTTTGAACTGCTTAGTAATCCCTTCGCAGTTGATGTGGAAAATGCACCAACCAACATCCAAATGGAGCTGATTGAACTCCAGTGCAACGACACGCTGAAGTCAAAGTATGATGCTGTGGGCGCCGCACAGTTTCCACGGTTCATCCCTGACACAATGCCTCAGCTCCGCACCCAAGCTGCTCAGATGCTCTCCATGTTCGGCAGCACTTATCTATGCGAGCAACTTTTCTCCTCGATGAAGATGACCAAAACAACTCACAGGAGAC